AAGGGCTTAAGGTTACAGCCCATGGTCCATTTTTTGATTTGAATCCAGTATCAACAGATGAATTAATAAGGGAAATCAGTATAAAAAGAATCTACAAGTCCCTTGATTACGCACAAATCTTAAATGCATCATCAATTGTAATTCATCCGGGTTATGATTATAAAAGACATGGCTTTTTAAAGGATGAATGGGTTAAAAGAAGTTGCGAGTTTTATTTTGAACTTTCAAAACAAACAACAGAAAAAAATATCAGCCTTTTGCTTGAAAATGTTTATGAAAGAAATCCTCAAGAAATTTTACCTTTACTTGAAGTAGTAAATGAAAATAATGGAGGATTTTGTTTTGATACAGGCCATCATTTTGCCTTTGGAACAGAATCTCTTGAAATCTGGCTTGAAAAAACCGGGGAGTTTATAAAAGAAATTCATTTGCATGATAATGATGGTAAAAATGATTTGCATCTTCCTCCGGGAAAAGGGAAAATAAATTTTGATCCGCTTAAAAAATTTTTAAATCATAATTTAGACAGGTTGAGGATAACCTTGGAACCTCATAGAGAAGAAGATCTTTTCCCATGCTTTGACTGGTTGGAGAAAAACAATGTTTTCTGAGATGTTTTTAATTGCTTTTGGTTTTTTTCTTATTATTTATGCTTTTATTTTTGTGTTTTGCAGAATGAATAAAGCTTCTTTGGATCTAAAGCGTTATAGGGATATCCTTGATGAGGTTGAGGATGGATATTATGAAGTAGATCTGGAAGGTAAAGGAACTTTAATTACCAAACCCATTGAAAAAATCTTTGGATATTCTGCTGATGAGGTGATTGGGACAAATTACAGTTTCACAATGACCCCTGAGGGAGCCAAACATCTTTTTGATAAGTATAATGAAGTGTTTCTTACAGGAGTCCCTCAAAAAGGAGTTTCCTATGAGGCTTTTAATAAAAATGGAGATTTGATTTATCTGGAAACCTCTGTTTCTTTAATAAAAGATAACAAAGGCAAAATCACAGGTTTCAGGGGGATTACCAGAGATATTTCATCAAGAAAAAAAACGGAAAAAGCCCTTAAATACGCCAAAGACCAGGCAGAGGCCGCAAGTGAGTCAAAAAGTAGGTTTTTAGCCAATATGAGTCATGAAATCAGAACTCCTATGGGCGGGATTGTTGGGATGGCAAATCTTTTAAAAGAAACAGAGCTCAATGATGAGCAAAAAAAACAAGTTGAAGTTATATTAAAATCTTCAAATACTTTGGTTGGAATTATAAATGATATTTTGGATTTTTCTAAGATTGAATCAGGGCAGCTTATTTTAAGAACAGAACCAGTTGATTTAAGGAGCCTAATTGAAAATATCAAAGAAACTCTAATGGCTTCTATAAAAGAGAAAAGTCTTTATTTTGAAATAGATATAGACACTGCAATTCCTGAAATAATCATCTCAGATGAACTCAGGCTTCAGCAAATACTTTTTAACATAATCGGCAATGCGGTCAAGTTTACCCAAAAAGGAGGGATAGTTGTTTTGGTAAGGCTTTCTGCCAAGGGGAAAAACAAAAATATCAATTTTAAAATCAGCGATACAGGTATTGGGATTTCAGAAGAAAATATTGAAAAAATATTTGAAAGTTTTTCACAGGCTGATAATTCAATATCAAGAAAATTTGGGGGAACCGGTCTTGGCCTTACTATTACAAGGGAACTGATAAATTTAAGCGGAGGTTTCTTAAAAGTTGAAAGCCTTGAGGGCAAGGGTTCGGAATTTAGTTTTCAACTTCCTTTTATTGAGTTTAACAAAAACTATTCAAGGCAGATGAATACTAAAATAAATACCAAGGTCTTAAAAAAAGACGGCCTTTCTTTTATCAGGCATTGGAAAAAACAAAACAACAATAAAATCAGGGTTTTGATTGCAGAAGATAATGAGGTCAATTTGGAGCTGGCAATAAGGTTTCTTGAAAAAATTGATCCTGAAATTAAGGTTGCTCAAAACGGGGCAGAAGCTTTTGAGCTGGTTCAAAAAAACCAGTTTGATATTATTTTGATGGATGTTCAAATGCCTGTTATCAATGGAGTTGAAGCAACAAGGTTGATCAGGGACTTTGAAAGGGAAAATTCTATAAGGGCTGTTCCTATAATAGCAATTACAGCCCATGGAATGGCAGAAGATAAAAGTAGATGCCTTGAAGCAGGAATGAGTGACTATATCTCAAAGCCTTTTAATGCAAAGGATTTGATAGATTCTATTGCTGGATGCCTTGAACAATCAAATCTAGACTAAGACTTATGTTTTTTATTTTATTTTAAAAATTTTTTTAAATTTATTAAATTGTCTTTTGCTTACCCTGTGATAATTATCAAAGTCTCCATTAAGTTCAAAACCTGGAATAATTGTTTTAAACACAGGGATTTCAAGGGATGCCTGGGTAAGTTCTGAATAAATTATTTTAATTTTGTTCATATAAAAATAATTTTCAAGCATTTCAAGGTCTGTTTTTATTTCACCTGTTGAATAATCTGGAAGATCTTCAAAAAACACTTCTTTTAGAGGATAAGTGATTTTTTTTGAAGGAGGATTGTTTGAAATAGGGTAAGGGACTTCAAACAAGGCATCAAGCAAGGCTTTTTTTGAATTTAGATCTGCACTGCAGCCTTTGTGAATTGCACCGTCATTTCCGTAAACAAAAGCTCTAAAGCAGGGTATTCCGGTTTCACTTTCAATGGATTGAAAAAAGAAGTCAATTCCTCTGGATTTATAAAAGTTCAACAAATTATTTATTTCACTTGTTCTTGATTTAAGTTTAAAGCAAAAATCAGGGTCAAATGGAGAAATAAACTCACTGTCTCTTTCAACTGCTTCAAGTATTCCAGCCAGTTTTGCCCTTTCCTCACTGTCCCCTGAAGCAAGTCCGGTTGAATCCAGGGATGAAAAAAGGTCTGGTTCATCAAGATTTAAAAATAAGAATGAAATTTGGGCCGGGATGTAAATTTCTTCTTCATTGCCAGGACTTGTCAATTCTTTTGCTTTTATCCAATAAAGAGGATCATCCATGTATGGAGCCTCAAGTCTCAAAGAGTTTGGGTCAAGAATATTTAATCCTTTTGAAAGGCCCTGGGATAAGCTCATTTTGACAAGGTCTGAATGATTCTTTTTGTCCTTTATTTTCATGTTTTCAACTGAAACAAAAGATGCCTTTCTTTCACTCATTTCCATCAGGCATGAGATTCTTGCGTTCTCAAGCTCTAAGCCTTTCCCATAGCTGGTTTGAATTCCTTGGAAAGTAAAATCTGCTTTTTTGGTTTTTACCTTAGTTTTCATATACCATTTTCTAAGTATTCCATGGGGAGAAAGGCAATTGAAATGTCGCATTTCATTGCCACTGGAAATTCCAAGAGAATTGAATTTTGAAAGAACATTTTCAAAAAAATCAAAGTTTTTATTTTTTGTTGAGTTTTCTTTTTTGTCAAAGTTGTTTTTTATTTCATCAATTGAAAAATTAAAGAAAATTTTATCTTCATCAGGAATAAAATCAGGGCAAATTTCATTAACAAAAAGATGTTCCTCGGTATTTTTCCTCATCCAAAATGAAAAAAAATTATGTTCTTTTAGATTCTCATTATTAAGAGTTTTAAGGTAAATAAGAGGGGAGTGGGATGAAAACTTGTTTTCTTCCGAAGTTAATTTATTTTGAAGGAACAAAATTTCTGATTCAAAAGATTTTATTTCCGGTTTTGTGGATAGAGAAATTGTTTTAAGGAAGTTTTTTTGACTTTCTTTATCAAGCTTTAAAAAAAGAGAAATAAGGTAGTTTCTCATAAAAGAATCAAATTTGTTTTCAATAATATATGAAAGGCCTTGGTCAAGATTAGTTATCTCATCAGGGATAGGAGCAAAATAACCTATTGATAAAGAAGTGTTTTCTAGTTTTATTTTGTAATTAATCATTTTAAACGATCCATCTTACAATAAGAGAAATAATTGTGAGGGGAATAAATCCCAAGGCCAAAATTACTGTAAGTATGGGCTTACCAGCCAACTCTTTTTTTATCATTGACTTAACCACACTTAGGTTTAAAAAAACATGTAAGCATATTAAAAGTAAAGAAGCTGCACCAAAAAAGGAATGAATATTCTTCCATTCATATCTTGCTAATCCAAGGAAAAAAGTGTGGTAACAGTTTCCTGACGGAATAACGGCATAAAGAAAAAAACCTGTAAAAAAAAGGGTTGAAAAAGTAAGATACAAAGCTGAGCTTGTAAAAAATTTAATTCGGGATAGTTTCATTTAATTCTCCTCATTTTTGATTGCATAAACTATATTTTTCAGGGCTACTTAAAAAGCTAGGAATCTTATTTTCATAAGATTTATGTTGTTTCTTTTTGTTAAATTTTATATGTTTCCTTGACAGAAAATACCATCTTTCCTATAAATCGCAAGTTTAGAGGGTAAATTTAAATAATTATTTGGGGGTAACTGCAAAATAATGACCAATTTAGAAAAACATATGGAATCAATCCATTCAAAAATTGCATTAAAGTGGTTTGATGCAGTGTTAGCTTCATATCCAAACGACAAAAACAAATTTCTTGCTAGGAAGAACGATCTTTTTATGAACCCTGTTGGAGTTAATATAAGGGAGTCAATAAAACTTCTTCTTAAAGAAATTTTAAAAACATCCCCGGATTATGACAAGGTTCAGGAGTTGATCGACCCTATAATGAGAATAGGTGCAGTTCAGGAATTTGGTCCAGGGAAAGCAGTTGCCTTTTTATTTTCCTTAAAAGAGATTTTAAGGCAGGAATTTAAAGATGATTTAAGTAATTTTTATTCTGAACTTGACGAGTTTTCCAAAAAAATAGATATGACTGCCTTAATCGGGTTTCAAGTTTATATGAAATCCAGGGAAAAAATATTTGAGCTGAAAGCAAGGCATGTTAAAGAAAGAACATTAAATATATTAAAAGCAAAAAACATTTTGGCTGAAGTTGAAGAAGTAGGCACAGAAATAATCCCCCATGAGGTGTTTAAAAAAGGTGGTTTTGAACAGCAGTAGAGCTGTTTTTTTATAAATTAGGTTAGGGTTTGGTGTCTGAAAAATTAAAACTTAAAGGGAAAAAAATAATTTTCAGGTACCGAGGAGTTAAGTTTAATTTTGCTGCCAAAAAGAGAGGTGTAAAGGCAATGTGGAAACAACATCTGGGCTTCTCAACGGCGGTGGTGGCTGTTCTTGCGCTACTTGCATATACTGCAGGACCAGGAATGACCTTGTTTTTTGGGGTATTAATACCCTACGCCGCACTATTGGTTTTTTTGATTGGGGTCGCATTCAAGTTATTTGGCTGGGTTAAGTCTCCGGTTCCGTTTCGTATTCCTACAACATGCGGACAGGGAAAGTCTTTACCTTGGATTAAGCATTCAAAAATTGATAACCCTTCAGATACAAAAGGGGTTATCGCAAGAATGATGCTTGAAATCCTGCTTTTCAGATCTTTGTTTAGAAACACAAAGAATGAAGTAAGGGAAGGGAGACTGGTATTTAATCTTGAAATCTGGCTTTGGCTGTTTGCTTTAATTTTTCATTATTCATTTTTAGCTGTGCTTGTAAGACATTTGAGGTTTTTTCTCGAACCTGTACCTGCTGCAATTAAATTCCTTGAAACAATAGACGGGCTCCTTCAAATAGGACTTCCTGTTGTACTGCTTTCAGGTTTTATGCTTTTAGTAGGTGTTTTTTTTCTTTTTATAAGAAGACTGGTAATCCCACAGGTAAGGTATGTGTCTCTAGCAGCTGATTATTTCCCACTTCTTGTGATTGGAGTTATAGCTTTCACAGGAATATGGATGAGATATTTCGGCAAAATGGATATCACTGCAGTAAA
This genomic window from Desulforegulaceae bacterium contains:
- a CDS encoding sugar phosphate isomerase/epimerase family protein, whose product is MKKDIIKKVQVNLPLRMIDDYLEKYLEIGLNPEFGIDSFVLDKMDIEEIKKISEKFRKKGLKVTAHGPFFDLNPVSTDELIREISIKRIYKSLDYAQILNASSIVIHPGYDYKRHGFLKDEWVKRSCEFYFELSKQTTEKNISLLLENVYERNPQEILPLLEVVNENNGGFCFDTGHHFAFGTESLEIWLEKTGEFIKEIHLHDNDGKNDLHLPPGKGKINFDPLKKFLNHNLDRLRITLEPHREEDLFPCFDWLEKNNVF
- a CDS encoding response regulator, encoding MFSEMFLIAFGFFLIIYAFIFVFCRMNKASLDLKRYRDILDEVEDGYYEVDLEGKGTLITKPIEKIFGYSADEVIGTNYSFTMTPEGAKHLFDKYNEVFLTGVPQKGVSYEAFNKNGDLIYLETSVSLIKDNKGKITGFRGITRDISSRKKTEKALKYAKDQAEAASESKSRFLANMSHEIRTPMGGIVGMANLLKETELNDEQKKQVEVILKSSNTLVGIINDILDFSKIESGQLILRTEPVDLRSLIENIKETLMASIKEKSLYFEIDIDTAIPEIIISDELRLQQILFNIIGNAVKFTQKGGIVVLVRLSAKGKNKNINFKISDTGIGISEENIEKIFESFSQADNSISRKFGGTGLGLTITRELINLSGGFLKVESLEGKGSEFSFQLPFIEFNKNYSRQMNTKINTKVLKKDGLSFIRHWKKQNNNKIRVLIAEDNEVNLELAIRFLEKIDPEIKVAQNGAEAFELVQKNQFDIILMDVQMPVINGVEATRLIRDFERENSIRAVPIIAITAHGMAEDKSRCLEAGMSDYISKPFNAKDLIDSIAGCLEQSNLD
- a CDS encoding YcaO-like family protein — encoded protein: MINYKIKLENTSLSIGYFAPIPDEITNLDQGLSYIIENKFDSFMRNYLISLFLKLDKESQKNFLKTISLSTKPEIKSFESEILFLQNKLTSEENKFSSHSPLIYLKTLNNENLKEHNFFSFWMRKNTEEHLFVNEICPDFIPDEDKIFFNFSIDEIKNNFDKKENSTKNKNFDFFENVLSKFNSLGISSGNEMRHFNCLSPHGILRKWYMKTKVKTKKADFTFQGIQTSYGKGLELENARISCLMEMSERKASFVSVENMKIKDKKNHSDLVKMSLSQGLSKGLNILDPNSLRLEAPYMDDPLYWIKAKELTSPGNEEEIYIPAQISFLFLNLDEPDLFSSLDSTGLASGDSEERAKLAGILEAVERDSEFISPFDPDFCFKLKSRTSEINNLLNFYKSRGIDFFFQSIESETGIPCFRAFVYGNDGAIHKGCSADLNSKKALLDALFEVPYPISNNPPSKKITYPLKEVFFEDLPDYSTGEIKTDLEMLENYFYMNKIKIIYSELTQASLEIPVFKTIIPGFELNGDFDNYHRVSKRQFNKFKKIFKIK
- a CDS encoding DUF4405 domain-containing protein; amino-acid sequence: MKLSRIKFFTSSALYLTFSTLFFTGFFLYAVIPSGNCYHTFFLGLARYEWKNIHSFFGAASLLLICLHVFLNLSVVKSMIKKELAGKPILTVILALGFIPLTIISLIVRWIV
- a CDS encoding RsbRD N-terminal domain-containing protein: MTNLEKHMESIHSKIALKWFDAVLASYPNDKNKFLARKNDLFMNPVGVNIRESIKLLLKEILKTSPDYDKVQELIDPIMRIGAVQEFGPGKAVAFLFSLKEILRQEFKDDLSNFYSELDEFSKKIDMTALIGFQVYMKSREKIFELKARHVKERTLNILKAKNILAEVEEVGTEIIPHEVFKKGGFEQQ
- the dsrM gene encoding sulfate reduction electron transfer complex DsrMKJOP subunit DsrM, which produces MSEKLKLKGKKIIFRYRGVKFNFAAKKRGVKAMWKQHLGFSTAVVAVLALLAYTAGPGMTLFFGVLIPYAALLVFLIGVAFKLFGWVKSPVPFRIPTTCGQGKSLPWIKHSKIDNPSDTKGVIARMMLEILLFRSLFRNTKNEVREGRLVFNLEIWLWLFALIFHYSFLAVLVRHLRFFLEPVPAAIKFLETIDGLLQIGLPVVLLSGFMLLVGVFFLFIRRLVIPQVRYVSLAADYFPLLVIGVIAFTGIWMRYFGKMDITAVKEFTMGLATFHPASLPETVGGVFYVHIFFVSVLFMYFPFSKLMHSGGIFLSPTRNLANNNRAKRHVNPWNPALEFVTYEDYENEFRDKMIEAGLPVEKKE